The stretch of DNA GGCGGGGCTGGCGTCGATGGACCGCAGGCGGTTCGTCGCGCTCTCGGCACTGGGGACGCTCGTGTTCGAGTCCGCGCTCGCGGCGCTGTACGTGTTCGGCGTCGACGTGCTTTGGTGAGCTACTCCGCGCGGTCGATCTCGGTCCGCTCCCGCAGCGCTTCGAGCCCCTCGTCGTCGGCCAACTCCTCGACGCGCTCCTGGAAGTGCTCCTCGCAGAGACCAACCTTGATCCCGTC from Halolamina sediminis encodes:
- a CDS encoding DUF6757 family protein, whose protein sequence is MKCHYCDDDAVYAAETDGIKVGLCEEHFQERVEELADDEGLEALRERTEIDRAE